One window of Thermocoleostomius sinensis A174 genomic DNA carries:
- a CDS encoding type I restriction endonuclease, with the protein MGFTEDITRLAEQVQKNADRVVGEQATKMSLIAPFFSALGYDVFDPSEVIPEYVADFATKKAGQFEKVDYAIAINGTIVMIVEAKARDKKPEAHDGQLKKYFNALISTKVSIVTNGVEYRFFTDLRHENIMDDEPFFAFDVLDYDSKDLENLKFFHKDNFDINLIKVHAEELVYVKGLTELVGNLLRSPSKDFMSFLLKELGKLSPSYEIEGKINDRKIQRFQPIIKKAIQISLVDLMTRSISQEIGKSGEEQNTNTSDEIIDAVGEQETMVDAKVETTEEELAAFEKVKEIVAASKDYHLEIKYKDVVSYFGINVGKVTWWFLRLYLSQKKKSFVTRLPIETVKSLASDFEVQEMTASLGDATSRVIISSIEDLDKLTPLILKCYEAEASKHI; encoded by the coding sequence ATGGGGTTCACTGAGGATATTACAAGACTGGCTGAACAAGTCCAAAAAAATGCCGACAGGGTTGTTGGAGAGCAAGCTACAAAAATGTCTTTAATTGCACCTTTCTTCAGTGCACTTGGCTACGATGTGTTTGATCCGTCCGAAGTTATTCCTGAATATGTGGCTGATTTTGCCACTAAAAAAGCAGGTCAATTTGAGAAAGTAGATTATGCAATAGCCATTAATGGAACTATTGTTATGATTGTTGAGGCTAAAGCCCGTGATAAAAAGCCAGAAGCACATGATGGGCAATTGAAAAAATATTTCAACGCACTTATATCCACAAAAGTTTCTATCGTTACTAATGGAGTCGAATATCGCTTCTTTACAGATCTTCGCCATGAAAATATCATGGACGATGAGCCTTTCTTTGCTTTTGATGTTCTTGATTACGATTCAAAAGACTTAGAAAATCTTAAATTCTTTCACAAAGACAATTTTGATATAAACCTTATTAAAGTTCATGCTGAAGAATTGGTTTATGTAAAAGGTTTGACCGAACTCGTAGGAAATTTATTGCGTTCTCCTTCAAAGGACTTTATGAGTTTCCTTCTCAAAGAACTTGGCAAGCTTTCTCCAAGTTATGAAATTGAAGGAAAAATCAACGACAGGAAAATTCAGCGATTTCAACCAATTATTAAAAAAGCAATTCAAATTAGCTTGGTTGACCTGATGACCCGTTCTATTAGTCAAGAAATAGGAAAATCAGGCGAAGAGCAAAATACCAATACATCAGATGAAATCATTGATGCTGTTGGTGAACAGGAAACGATGGTAGATGCGAAAGTAGAAACTACAGAAGAAGAGCTAGCAGCTTTTGAGAAAGTTAAAGAAATTGTGGCAGCCTCCAAAGATTATCATTTAGAGATTAAATACAAGGACGTTGTTTCTTATTTTGGTATTAACGTTGGAAAAGTAACTTGGTGGTTTTTAAGGCTGTATCTGTCTCAGAAGAAGAAAAGCTTTGTTACGCGGCTACCTATTGAAACAGTTAAATCTCTTGCCTCTGATTTTGAAGTTCAAGAAATGACGGCTTCTCTTGGTGATGCAACATCAAGAGTAATTATCTCTTCCATTGAGGATTTGGATAAACTTACTCCGCTTATTCTTAAATGTTATGAAGCAGAAGCTTCAAAACATATCTAA
- a CDS encoding Uma2 family endonuclease, protein MVQSPSKPITLEEFLMLPETKPANEYIDGQIIQKPMPQGKHSTIQTECSTIINVMLKARQIARAFSELRCTFGGRSIVPDVSVFTWQRIPRDQNGEVANTFSIAPDWAIEILSPDQSQTKVTKNILHCLNHGTQMGWLIDPDEQTVFVYLPKQQPGVFDQPEQILPVPSFANELNLRVGLVFGWLLE, encoded by the coding sequence ATGGTACAGTCTCCATCTAAACCCATTACTCTGGAGGAGTTTCTGATGCTGCCAGAAACTAAGCCTGCCAATGAGTATATTGATGGGCAGATCATTCAAAAGCCAATGCCCCAGGGGAAGCACAGCACTATCCAAACTGAATGCTCTACCATTATCAACGTGATGCTTAAAGCTCGACAAATTGCACGAGCGTTTTCGGAACTGCGTTGTACATTTGGTGGGCGCTCAATTGTTCCAGATGTGTCTGTATTTACTTGGCAAAGAATTCCCCGTGACCAAAATGGCGAGGTTGCTAATACTTTTTCGATCGCTCCTGACTGGGCGATTGAAATCCTGTCGCCTGATCAAAGTCAAACAAAAGTCACCAAAAACATTCTGCATTGTCTGAATCATGGAACTCAGATGGGTTGGTTAATTGACCCTGATGAGCAAACTGTTTTTGTCTATCTTCCGAAGCAGCAACCAGGAGTGTTTGATCAACCAGAACAAATACTTCCAGTTCCCTCCTTTGCCAATGAGTTGAATTTGAGGGTAGGTTTGGTCTTTGGTTGGTTGCTAGAGTAA
- a CDS encoding helix-turn-helix domain-containing protein: MGRAGKALRRVLETYGISQTQLAIEMKVPPSNVNRWVNESRDPSAEAVAEIKDTLERLNPAAAEEFVMLYLYRSSQNNFD, translated from the coding sequence ATGGGTAGAGCGGGCAAAGCGCTAAGGCGTGTCCTAGAAACGTATGGGATTAGTCAGACTCAACTGGCGATCGAGATGAAGGTTCCTCCTTCCAATGTGAACCGATGGGTCAATGAAAGTCGCGATCCATCGGCTGAGGCTGTGGCGGAAATTAAGGATACACTTGAGCGGTTGAATCCGGCTGCGGCTGAAGAGTTTGTGATGTTATATCTTTATCGATCGAGCCAAAATAATTTTGATTAA
- a CDS encoding Uma2 family endonuclease, translating to MQLQEKPRQAQPEAPKDALHTPEQYLALEEIAETKSEYHDGLIIPMTGGTTNHNQIAGNLYAALNLALRRQDYRVYMGDVRLWIPRKRRYVYPDVMVIAGRPEYHNNRRDTIVNPQVMIEVLSESTEDYDWGNKFRYYRSLPTLQEYVVIDQTEMYVGHFHKTADKQWQFNEYDEANATLTLHSFEFAIGFPDIYDKVEFEVEAEA from the coding sequence ATGCAACTTCAGGAAAAACCACGGCAGGCTCAACCCGAAGCTCCAAAAGACGCACTCCACACGCCTGAACAGTATTTGGCGCTAGAGGAAATTGCGGAGACCAAGAGCGAATATCACGATGGACTGATTATTCCGATGACAGGTGGCACAACGAACCACAATCAAATTGCCGGAAACCTTTACGCTGCTCTAAATCTTGCCCTACGACGACAAGACTATCGGGTGTACATGGGCGATGTGCGGTTGTGGATTCCCCGCAAGCGCCGCTATGTTTACCCTGATGTCATGGTGATTGCTGGACGACCGGAATATCACAACAACCGCAGAGATACGATCGTCAATCCGCAGGTGATGATCGAAGTATTATCTGAATCAACCGAAGATTATGATTGGGGAAACAAATTTCGTTATTATCGATCGCTTCCCACGTTACAAGAATATGTTGTGATCGATCAAACCGAGATGTATGTGGGGCACTTCCACAAAACAGCCGATAAACAGTGGCAATTTAACGAATACGATGAAGCGAACGCGACGCTGACCCTCCACTCGTTTGAATTTGCGATCGGTTTTCCAGATATTTATGACAAAGTTGAGTTTGAGGTAGAGGCAGAAGCATAA
- the bchL gene encoding ferredoxin:protochlorophyllide reductase (ATP-dependent) iron-sulfur ATP-binding protein: MKLAVYGKGGIGKSTTSCNISVALARRGKKVLQIGCDPKHDSTFTLTGFLIPTIIDTLQEKNFHYEDIWPEDVIYKGYGGVDCVEAGGPPAGAGCGGYVVGETVKLLKELNAFDEYDVILFDVLGDVVCGGFAAPLNYADYCLIVTDNGFDALFAANRIAASVREKARTHPLRLAGLIGNRTAKRDLINKYVESVPMPVLEVLPLIEDIRVSRVKGKTLFEMAESDPSLNYVCDYYLNIADQILARPEGVVPNDAQDRELFSLLSDFYLNPTKPQPTAEEELDLMMV; the protein is encoded by the coding sequence GTGAAATTAGCAGTTTACGGCAAAGGTGGAATCGGCAAATCGACGACAAGCTGTAATATTTCCGTTGCCTTGGCTCGACGCGGAAAGAAGGTGCTGCAAATCGGTTGTGACCCCAAGCACGACAGTACCTTTACCCTGACAGGCTTTTTGATTCCTACTATTATTGACACGCTCCAAGAGAAAAACTTTCACTATGAGGACATTTGGCCCGAAGATGTCATCTACAAAGGCTATGGTGGAGTCGATTGTGTGGAAGCAGGGGGGCCACCCGCCGGTGCAGGCTGTGGCGGTTATGTGGTAGGTGAAACGGTGAAGCTGTTGAAAGAACTCAATGCCTTTGATGAGTACGATGTAATTCTGTTTGATGTGCTAGGTGACGTGGTGTGCGGTGGCTTTGCGGCTCCATTGAACTATGCCGACTACTGTTTGATCGTTACAGATAATGGCTTCGATGCTCTGTTTGCTGCCAATCGGATTGCGGCGTCGGTGCGGGAGAAAGCCCGAACCCATCCCCTGCGTTTGGCTGGATTGATCGGTAACCGTACCGCTAAGCGCGATCTAATCAACAAGTACGTTGAATCTGTACCCATGCCAGTGTTGGAAGTACTGCCGCTGATTGAAGATATTCGCGTTTCTCGCGTTAAGGGCAAGACGTTGTTTGAGATGGCTGAAAGCGATCCATCCCTCAACTATGTCTGCGATTATTACCTCAACATTGCTGACCAGATCTTGGCACGTCCGGAAGGGGTTGTGCCTAATGATGCGCAAGATCGAGAACTATTCAGCCTTTTGTCTGATTTCTATCTCAATCCCACCAAACCCCAACCCACGGCTGAGGAAGAACTAGATTTGATGATGGTTTGA
- a CDS encoding DUF5331 domain-containing protein, giving the protein MNIQQLRQSLKIQWLNYYRDNRDWLTRVGVWVTCEGERRPSSSFILATLSVLEPQLTQLLPLIVDLSSNPDRIVIALGLNFNPDEEWKTLETSAPSTTMNGQVKMLPSGSRRSIAPKDVRSQKPPIVESSVITEPSKATTVKPPEPINTVAEAALHSPSNSPISSTTSPFEAPIELVETAANHPHEGLVNDCSSKTVPTILSTNETIVRPVLDTAELGAGELPKREQVNAVDEACEGRQKSLLRTRHD; this is encoded by the coding sequence GTGAACATTCAGCAGCTTCGGCAATCTCTAAAAATTCAGTGGCTTAACTACTATCGTGATAATCGCGACTGGTTAACGCGGGTAGGAGTTTGGGTGACGTGTGAGGGCGAACGACGCCCATCGTCTAGCTTTATTTTGGCCACCCTCTCGGTTCTAGAACCTCAGTTGACCCAACTTTTACCTCTGATTGTCGATCTCAGCAGCAATCCCGATCGGATTGTGATTGCGCTGGGGTTAAACTTCAATCCGGATGAGGAGTGGAAAACATTAGAGACCAGTGCGCCATCCACCACCATGAATGGACAAGTCAAAATGCTGCCGAGTGGCTCACGTCGATCGATCGCACCGAAGGACGTTCGATCCCAAAAGCCTCCAATCGTTGAATCATCAGTGATTACAGAACCATCAAAAGCAACAACTGTCAAACCGCCAGAGCCAATCAACACGGTTGCTGAGGCAGCATTGCATTCCCCCTCAAACAGTCCTATCTCATCGACAACTTCTCCGTTTGAAGCGCCGATCGAATTGGTGGAAACCGCTGCTAATCACCCACATGAGGGTCTAGTTAATGATTGTTCTTCTAAAACAGTCCCAACCATATTATCGACTAATGAAACGATCGTTAGACCAGTGCTGGATACGGCTGAGTTAGGGGCTGGAGAACTACCGAAACGCGAACAGGTGAATGCTGTTGATGAAGCTTGCGAAGGACGACAGAAATCGCTACTGAGAACTCGTCATGACTAA
- a CDS encoding ferredoxin:protochlorophyllide reductase (ATP-dependent) subunit N: MTLADTQPQALNFECETGNYHTFCPISCVAWLYQKIEDSFFLVIGTKTCGYFLQNAMGVMIFAEPRYAMAELEEGDISAQLNDYEELKRLCEQIKRDRNPSVIVWIGTCTTEIIKMDLEGLAPKLEAEIGIPIVVARANGLDYAFTQGEDTVLAAMAQRCPSQAPVAETEKEERNAISKLLNFGRKKEDMVEQESEYVDHPPLVLFGSLPDPVVTNLTLELKKQGIKVSGWLPAKRFTELPVLEEGSYVCGVNPFLSRTATTLMRRRKCKLIGAPFPIGPDGTRAWIEKICSVFGIEPKGLAEREAQIWTGLEDYVNLIRGKSVFFMGDNLLEISLARFLIRCGMTVPEIGIPYMDKRYQGAELALLEKTCQEMGVPLPTIVEKPDNYNQIQRINQLQPDLVITGMAHANPLEARGINTKWSVEFTFAQIHGFTNARDVLELVTRPLRRNHALKDLGWDTLVKEEARLS; the protein is encoded by the coding sequence ATGACCCTAGCTGATACCCAACCCCAAGCCCTAAATTTTGAGTGTGAAACTGGCAACTATCACACCTTCTGCCCAATTAGCTGTGTCGCTTGGCTTTACCAAAAAATTGAAGACAGTTTCTTTTTGGTGATTGGCACAAAAACCTGCGGCTATTTCTTGCAAAACGCCATGGGTGTCATGATTTTTGCTGAGCCGCGCTATGCGATGGCTGAACTGGAAGAGGGCGATATTTCGGCGCAATTGAATGACTATGAAGAACTGAAGCGGCTGTGTGAACAAATCAAGCGCGATCGCAATCCGTCGGTGATTGTTTGGATTGGCACATGTACCACGGAAATTATCAAGATGGATTTGGAAGGACTGGCTCCTAAACTCGAGGCAGAAATTGGCATTCCGATCGTGGTAGCGAGAGCTAATGGCTTGGATTATGCTTTCACGCAGGGCGAGGACACGGTGTTGGCAGCCATGGCACAGCGCTGCCCTAGCCAAGCACCCGTAGCAGAAACCGAAAAGGAAGAACGCAATGCCATCTCGAAGCTGCTCAACTTTGGTCGCAAGAAAGAAGATATGGTGGAGCAAGAATCGGAGTATGTGGATCATCCACCGTTGGTGCTGTTTGGATCGCTGCCCGATCCAGTTGTGACCAATCTGACGCTGGAACTGAAGAAGCAAGGCATCAAAGTTTCAGGGTGGCTACCTGCTAAGCGTTTCACGGAACTGCCTGTACTGGAAGAAGGCTCCTATGTCTGTGGTGTCAATCCGTTTCTGTCGCGGACTGCCACAACGTTGATGCGACGACGCAAGTGCAAGTTAATTGGTGCACCGTTTCCGATCGGTCCCGATGGGACTCGCGCCTGGATCGAGAAAATTTGTTCGGTGTTTGGCATTGAGCCGAAAGGATTGGCAGAGCGGGAAGCGCAAATTTGGACAGGACTGGAAGATTACGTCAACCTCATTCGTGGCAAGTCGGTGTTTTTCATGGGCGACAATTTGCTGGAAATTTCGCTGGCGCGGTTCTTGATTCGCTGCGGCATGACAGTTCCAGAAATTGGCATTCCCTACATGGATAAGCGTTATCAAGGGGCAGAATTAGCGCTGCTGGAAAAAACTTGCCAAGAAATGGGCGTACCGTTGCCAACCATCGTTGAAAAACCCGACAACTACAATCAAATTCAGCGCATTAACCAGCTTCAGCCCGATTTGGTGATTACAGGAATGGCCCATGCCAACCCGCTAGAAGCTCGGGGCATTAATACAAAATGGTCAGTGGAGTTTACCTTTGCACAAATTCACGGCTTCACTAATGCTCGCGATGTTTTGGAATTGGTGACTCGGCCGCTGCGTCGTAATCATGCCCTCAAGGATTTGGGCTGGGATACGTTGGTGAAGGAAGAAGCCAGGCTCTCGTAG
- a CDS encoding GAF domain-containing protein, with protein MTPATTDPEHTILMIASTDDSIDIYQQLLAQDAEVSYRVLTKRYDDEILALCQSRPIDSILLDFHSLDGRCFEILAQLNAQLADRCPPMIVINGNDAEMAVRSLKSGAVNYLVKEQLTADKLCQALRNAISLGGVSTTENIPITQSASALQHIESAASFRMIANIVPDLLWCNDPQGVTLWYNQRWLDYTGQTFEQACGYGWLDAIHPDDRTQSLANFQAAVEQGHALQQEHRIRSAAGKYRWFLIRAEPQHDRHNQIICWFGSATDVHDQRAVLESLRQSEGRLQALIANLPGGAVFVVDRHLRYLIAEGEALSMAGFKPEDFVGRTIFEALPPELATSYEKLYRQGLAGEPFEHEHHVHNRSFISRGTPLRSPDGEIYAVLAVSYDVTDRKRAEVALRESEEKYRTLVDSIEAGFNLIELLYDQAGNVVDYRFLAVNQVFEQRTGLKDVVGKLGSEIAPNTESHWLEAYDSVVQTGEPIRIENYNEDTGRWYLAYSSRFGDVGSRQVATIFDDITDRKRHEANLAFLAEISQDLAHLTSIDETMDALGEKIAAHLGLSACAFAELNETAEIAVINHGWHRSDVPSLVGTYRMEEFVTPEILQRCRAGAAVVIRNVFDDPMTDSEQYAALNIGSFVSIPLVRNGEWRFLLVIYHSEPHDWRDDEIELTHELANRIWTRLERARAEVSLAASEEKYRLLFASINEGYALCELLYDAPDTPIDWKILQVNPAFETLTGLTNAAGKWGSELNQPLNGNWLQTLGTVARTGEATRFEQYIGSLDYWFEILVSRLDEDKHHIIVVFNNITDRKRAEAALRKSEERQSFLLKLSDALRSLADPVDIQQTVTHTAMNYFEADRCYYCEIKDGDAIILRDASREDLPSVAGTYPLSSFAIFQAVVDAGRPFVVQDAQTTDLLDEDLRQLCIQLQVISFVDVPVIKNGKPVGIFCLVQRTPRDWTDLEVELAVETADRTWAAVERARAEQAVAADLRCTTLLHDLATRLISETDIQVLHNEIVTAAIELMEAEAGSLQVFDETTQELVLLAAQGSTEAMNEHFRRVAASSGTSCGVALRNGIRSFVNFDVPESDDPDGSLRIHLTAGLLSAQSTPLITRSGKAIGMVSTHWRCHYRPTDRQLRFLDLLARQAADLIEQRQAEAERSLLLAREQVARAEAERANRIKDEFLSILSHELRSPLNPILGWSRLLQTKSLGQDKITQALSTIERNVRLQTQLVDDLLDVARVLRGKLSLNEAAVNLVPVIEAALEVVRTAAEAKSIMLHAELIDVGYLRGDTVRLQQIVWNLLSNAIKFTPSGGRVEIGLRQVVGDGEVESSSPSSYAEITVTDTGKGISREFLPHIFESFRQEDTSITRQYGGLGLGLAIVKYLVDAHGGTIAADSPGAGQGATFTVRFPLLRRDSMTLVVEPSLSTNIDLTGMKVLAVDDSEDARELLVTLLTQYGAETKVVTSGEDVLAQLTSFQPMVLVCDIGMPDMDGYTLIQQVRSLHPRQGGRVPAIALTAYATEEDRQRVLRCGFQKHIVKPLEPDTLAIAIAELVRRNLSRPYD; from the coding sequence ATGACTCCTGCGACGACAGATCCTGAGCACACCATTCTAATGATTGCTAGTACAGATGACAGCATCGACATCTATCAACAGTTGCTGGCGCAAGATGCCGAGGTCTCGTATCGAGTTTTGACAAAGCGCTATGATGACGAAATTCTAGCCCTTTGCCAGTCCCGACCCATCGACAGCATTCTTCTGGACTTCCACAGTTTAGATGGGCGCTGCTTTGAGATATTAGCTCAACTGAATGCTCAACTAGCCGATCGCTGTCCGCCCATGATTGTGATTAATGGCAATGACGCTGAAATGGCAGTCCGATCGCTCAAGTCTGGAGCAGTAAATTACTTAGTGAAGGAGCAACTGACCGCCGACAAACTTTGCCAAGCATTACGTAACGCCATTAGCCTGGGTGGCGTTTCTACAACCGAGAACATCCCTATAACCCAATCAGCATCAGCGCTACAACACATCGAAAGCGCTGCTAGTTTTCGCATGATAGCGAACATAGTGCCTGACCTACTGTGGTGTAATGATCCTCAAGGCGTGACGCTTTGGTATAACCAACGCTGGCTCGACTACACTGGGCAAACCTTTGAGCAAGCCTGTGGCTATGGCTGGTTGGATGCCATTCATCCTGACGATCGGACTCAGTCTTTGGCTAATTTTCAGGCGGCTGTTGAACAGGGGCATGCTCTACAACAAGAACACCGCATTCGCAGTGCAGCGGGCAAGTATCGCTGGTTTTTAATTCGAGCCGAACCGCAGCACGATCGGCACAACCAGATCATATGTTGGTTTGGTTCGGCAACCGATGTTCACGATCAGCGGGCAGTGCTTGAGTCTTTACGCCAATCGGAGGGTCGGTTGCAGGCTTTGATTGCAAATTTGCCGGGGGGAGCCGTGTTTGTGGTCGATCGCCATCTCCGCTACTTGATAGCCGAGGGAGAAGCCCTGTCAATGGCTGGATTTAAGCCTGAGGATTTCGTTGGACGCACCATTTTCGAGGCGCTGCCACCCGAATTAGCAACTAGCTATGAAAAGCTTTACCGCCAAGGGCTGGCGGGTGAACCGTTTGAGCATGAGCATCATGTCCACAATCGTTCATTCATTTCACGGGGAACCCCGCTGCGGTCTCCAGATGGCGAAATTTATGCGGTGCTTGCTGTTTCCTATGATGTCACCGATCGCAAACGCGCTGAAGTTGCCCTGCGCGAGTCGGAAGAAAAATATCGCACGCTGGTCGATTCGATCGAGGCAGGCTTCAACCTAATTGAATTGCTCTATGACCAAGCGGGCAATGTAGTCGATTACCGCTTTTTAGCGGTCAATCAAGTCTTTGAGCAGCGAACTGGGCTCAAAGATGTGGTTGGCAAATTGGGCAGCGAGATTGCCCCAAATACAGAATCTCACTGGCTCGAAGCTTATGACAGCGTGGTGCAGACAGGCGAACCAATCCGCATCGAAAACTACAACGAAGATACGGGACGGTGGTATCTGGCTTACTCTTCACGATTTGGTGATGTGGGCAGTCGGCAGGTTGCAACCATCTTCGACGACATTACCGATCGCAAACGCCACGAAGCCAATCTTGCTTTCTTAGCCGAAATTAGTCAAGACCTCGCGCATCTGACGAGCATTGACGAAACCATGGATGCTCTGGGCGAGAAAATCGCCGCGCATCTCGGTTTGTCTGCATGCGCCTTTGCCGAACTTAATGAGACGGCTGAAATCGCGGTCATCAACCACGGTTGGCATCGCAGCGACGTACCGAGTCTGGTTGGCACCTATCGCATGGAGGAGTTCGTAACACCCGAAATTCTGCAACGTTGTCGTGCCGGCGCAGCCGTCGTCATCCGCAACGTATTTGACGACCCCATGACTGACAGCGAGCAGTATGCGGCTCTAAATATCGGTTCCTTCGTCAGCATTCCGCTCGTGCGCAATGGCGAGTGGCGTTTTCTGCTCGTCATCTACCACAGCGAACCCCATGACTGGCGCGACGATGAAATCGAATTGACCCACGAACTCGCCAACCGCATCTGGACGCGGCTCGAACGTGCCCGTGCCGAAGTATCACTAGCTGCCTCGGAAGAAAAATATCGCCTGCTGTTTGCCTCAATTAACGAAGGCTATGCTCTTTGCGAACTGCTCTATGACGCCCCTGACACACCGATCGACTGGAAGATTTTGCAGGTGAATCCAGCCTTTGAGACCTTGACCGGACTCACTAACGCCGCAGGCAAATGGGGCAGTGAACTGAATCAACCGCTGAATGGGAACTGGCTGCAAACCTTAGGCACGGTAGCTCGAACGGGTGAAGCTACTCGCTTTGAACAGTACATTGGCAGCCTGGACTACTGGTTCGAGATTCTGGTGTCGCGCCTTGATGAAGATAAACATCACATTATCGTTGTTTTCAACAACATCACCGATCGCAAGCGTGCCGAAGCAGCCTTGCGCAAGAGCGAAGAACGGCAGTCCTTTTTGCTGAAGCTCAGCGATGCACTGCGGTCACTTGCTGATCCGGTGGACATTCAGCAAACGGTTACTCACACCGCCATGAATTACTTTGAAGCGGATCGGTGTTACTACTGTGAAATTAAAGACGGTGATGCCATCATCTTACGTGACGCTTCCCGTGAAGATTTGCCGTCGGTGGCAGGAACGTATCCGCTGAGCAGCTTTGCCATTTTTCAAGCGGTGGTGGATGCAGGTCGTCCTTTTGTTGTTCAGGATGCGCAAACAACCGATCTGCTAGACGAAGATCTTAGACAGCTTTGCATCCAATTGCAGGTGATTTCTTTTGTTGATGTGCCTGTAATTAAAAATGGCAAACCCGTAGGCATCTTTTGTTTGGTTCAACGCACCCCAAGAGACTGGACAGATCTGGAAGTAGAACTAGCCGTAGAAACCGCCGATCGCACTTGGGCAGCAGTTGAACGTGCCCGTGCCGAGCAAGCTGTTGCAGCAGACTTGAGATGCACAACGCTCCTGCACGATTTGGCCACACGGCTGATCAGCGAAACCGATATTCAGGTGCTCCACAACGAAATCGTGACCGCGGCGATCGAACTGATGGAAGCGGAGGCCGGCTCACTGCAAGTTTTCGACGAAACCACCCAAGAACTGGTGCTGCTGGCGGCGCAAGGATCTACTGAAGCGATGAATGAGCATTTTCGTCGGGTAGCTGCTAGTTCAGGCACGTCTTGTGGTGTTGCTTTAAGGAATGGCATCCGCAGCTTTGTTAATTTCGATGTGCCAGAAAGCGACGACCCAGACGGTTCGCTGCGCATTCATCTCACGGCTGGACTACTCTCGGCCCAGTCAACCCCACTGATTACTCGATCGGGCAAAGCAATCGGTATGGTTTCAACGCACTGGCGCTGTCATTACCGCCCAACCGATCGCCAGCTACGCTTTTTAGATCTGCTGGCTCGTCAGGCGGCCGACCTGATTGAGCAGCGACAAGCCGAAGCCGAACGCAGTCTCCTTCTAGCACGAGAACAGGTGGCCCGAGCCGAAGCTGAACGCGCCAACCGCATCAAAGACGAATTTCTCTCCATCCTTTCGCACGAATTGCGATCGCCCCTCAACCCCATTTTAGGGTGGTCTAGGCTGCTACAAACCAAAAGTCTTGGTCAGGACAAAATTACTCAAGCCTTATCCACCATTGAGCGCAATGTGAGACTACAAACGCAATTGGTTGATGACCTGCTGGATGTCGCTAGAGTCTTGCGGGGTAAGCTCAGCCTCAATGAAGCCGCCGTGAATCTTGTGCCTGTCATTGAAGCGGCGCTGGAAGTCGTCAGAACGGCCGCCGAGGCCAAGTCCATTATGCTGCACGCCGAATTAATAGACGTTGGCTACCTCCGAGGCGATACTGTGCGCCTTCAGCAGATTGTCTGGAACTTGTTATCCAACGCCATTAAATTTACGCCCTCTGGCGGACGAGTGGAAATTGGTTTGCGGCAAGTTGTGGGAGATGGAGAAGTAGAATCTTCCTCACCTTCCTCTTACGCCGAAATTACCGTAACGGATACTGGTAAAGGCATTAGTCGTGAATTTTTGCCTCACATTTTTGAATCGTTTCGCCAAGAAGATACCTCAATCACTCGGCAGTATGGCGGGCTGGGCTTGGGGCTAGCCATTGTGAAGTATTTGGTAGATGCGCATGGCGGCACGATCGCGGCAGATAGCCCAGGGGCAGGGCAGGGCGCAACCTTTACCGTTCGCTTTCCCTTGCTCCGGCGTGATTCGATGACTCTGGTTGTAGAGCCATCTCTGTCTACCAACATTGACCTCACCGGGATGAAGGTGCTGGCGGTTGATGATAGCGAAGATGCCCGTGAATTACTCGTGACGTTGTTGACTCAATATGGAGCCGAGACAAAAGTGGTGACCTCTGGGGAAGACGTATTGGCGCAGCTAACCTCCTTTCAGCCAATGGTGCTAGTGTGCGACATTGGAATGCCTGACATGGACGGTTATACGCTGATACAACAGGTGCGTAGTTTACATCCCAGACAAGGCGGGCGTGTGCCTGCGATCGCTCTAACAGCCTACGCTACTGAGGAAGATCGCCAACGTGTTTTAAGGTGTGGCTTTCAAAAACACATAGTGAAGCCACTGGAACCAGACACATTGGCGATCGCAATTGCTGAACTGGTAAGACGGAACCTGTCTCGACCTTATGACTAG